TGCCGGCTGCGGTGCTGGTGATCCAGTGTTCCTCCAAGCTGACGCGGCAGGTGAGGGCGGTTGTCCTGGAACAGCTGAATCAGGACTATGTAAAAGGGGCGGCTGCCCGCGGTGTGGACGAAAGGACGATTTTATTTTCCCATGTGCTGAAAAATGCGCTGGTCCCGATTTTGACGTGGTGCAGTATTTATTTTGGAGTCATGCTGGGAGGGGCAGCCGTCATTGAAACGATCTTTTCATGGGACGGGATCGGAAAGCTTGCCATCGAATCGGTGAGCCGGCTGGATTACTTTATGATCCAGGGATTTGTATTATGGGTGGCTGTGATATTTTTACTCGTGAATTTTGTGGTGGATCTGCTCAGTGCGGTCATTGATCCCAGGATAAAAGGGGGAGCGCGATGAAAAGAAGAGAGAAAAGCAGGCGGTATCCTGCTTCTTTTTATGCGATGACAGTTTTGATCCTGCTTCTTTTTGTGATTGCGCTTGCGGCGCCTGTGCTCGCACCGAACGATCCGTATCACACAGAATTAAGTGATGCGCTGCAGGGACCGAGCCGTCAGTATCCGCTGGGAACGGATCCGATGGGGCGCTGCATGCTGTCCAGAATCTTATACGGGGCGAGAGTTTCTATTTTCAGCAGTCTGTGTATCATTGGCATCGTATTTGTAATCGGCACGGCGATCGGTGTGGTTTCCGGATATACGGGAGGGATCGCGGACCGGATTCTGACCAAGATCATCACGATCATGCAGGCGTTTCCCAAATTCATTCTGGCGATTGCCATCGCAGGAGTGCTGGGGATCGGCATCCGGAATACGATTCTTGCGTTATGCCTGGTTGAGTGGGCGGAGTATGCCAGACTGGCCCGCAGTCTGACACTGAGCGTCAGGGGACGGACCTATATCCGGGCGGCAAGGGTATGTGGAGAAGGCAGGATGAGGATCATGGTCCGGCATATCATTCCCAACATTATCCCGCCGCTGATTGTCAACGCCAGCCTCGGCATCTCGGCGATGATCATGGAAGTGGCGGCCCTGTCGTATATGGGCGTCGGGGTGAAATCACCGATGGCGGAATGGGGTGCCATGATGAATACCGGCAAGGATTATATGCAGACAAATATCAGCCTGGTACTGATCCCGGGAGCAGCGATCTTCCTGACGGCGGTGCTGTTTAATCTGTTTGGGGACAAACAGAGAGATATACTGGACCG
The Ruminococcus gauvreauii genome window above contains:
- a CDS encoding ABC transporter permease, with amino-acid sequence MKRREKSRRYPASFYAMTVLILLLFVIALAAPVLAPNDPYHTELSDALQGPSRQYPLGTDPMGRCMLSRILYGARVSIFSSLCIIGIVFVIGTAIGVVSGYTGGIADRILTKIITIMQAFPKFILAIAIAGVLGIGIRNTILALCLVEWAEYARLARSLTLSVRGRTYIRAARVCGEGRMRIMVRHIIPNIIPPLIVNASLGISAMIMEVAALSYMGVGVKSPMAEWGAMMNTGKDYMQTNISLVLIPGAAIFLTAVLFNLFGDKQRDILDRSTGV